One stretch of Mesotoga infera DNA includes these proteins:
- the rplK gene encoding 50S ribosomal protein L11 has translation MSKKVIAQIKLQLEAGKATPAPPVGPALGQHGVNIMGFCKQFNAETSDKAGMVLPVVISVYADRSFSFILKTPPASFLLLKAAGIQKGSGVPNREKVGKVTRAQLEEIAKVKMPDLNARTVDAAAKIIAGTARNMGIEIVG, from the coding sequence ATGTCTAAGAAGGTCATTGCCCAAATCAAGCTACAGCTTGAAGCGGGGAAGGCTACACCAGCACCTCCAGTAGGACCGGCTCTCGGTCAGCATGGAGTGAATATCATGGGGTTCTGTAAGCAGTTCAATGCAGAGACTTCAGACAAAGCCGGTATGGTGCTGCCGGTAGTTATTTCGGTATATGCAGACAGATCCTTCAGCTTCATCCTCAAAACTCCGCCCGCCAGCTTCCTGTTGCTTAAAGCCGCGGGAATCCAGAAGGGCTCTGGAGTTCCTAATCGTGAGAAGGTTGGAAAAGTTACCAGGGCGCAACTGGAGGAAATTGCGAAAGTCAAAATGCCCGATCTCAATGCCAGAACAGTCGATGCCGCCGCGAAGATTATTGCCGGAACTGCTCGCAACATGGGCATCGAAATCGTAGGTTGA